From Nicotiana tabacum cultivar K326 chromosome 22, ASM71507v2, whole genome shotgun sequence, one genomic window encodes:
- the LOC107812555 gene encoding RNA-binding protein BRN1, translating to MAESQEERKQESEESVKLFVGQVPKHMTEAQLLAMFQEFATVDEVNIIKDKTTRASRGCCFVICPSREEADKAVNACHNKKTLPGASSPLQVKYADGELERLEHKLFVGMLPKNVSDPEVSALFSQYGVVKDLQILRGSQQTSKGCAFLKYEKKEQAVAAIEALNGKHKMEGSTVPLVVKWADTEKERQARRAQKALSQASNASDSRQHPSLFGALPMGYMPPYNGYGYQTPGAYGLMQYRLPSVQNQPAFQNIVSPINQASALRGGAPDLSPGISPRNYAMSPGSYVGSAYPAVPRLQYPMPYAGGVMNTRPPSGSPGSMPPSTANSHSAASSSVNSSTGGQVEGPPGANLFIYHIPQEFGDQDLANSFQPFGRVLSAKVFVDKATGVSKCFGFVSYDCPAAAQTAINMMNGCQLGSKKLKVQLKRDNKQNKHY from the exons ATGGCGGAGTCGCAGGAGGAACGGAAGCAGGAGAGCGAGGAGAGCGTGAAGTTGTTCGTAGGTCAAGTACCGAAACACATGACAGAAGCACAACTCCTCGCAATGTTTCAAGAGTTTGCTACCGTTGACGAAGTCAACATCATCAAAGACAAGACGACGCGTGCTTCCCGAG GTTGTTGTTTCGTGATCTGTCCGTCGAGAGAAGAAGCGGATAAGGCTGTCAATGCATGTCACAATAAGAAGACGCTTCCAGGA GCTTCTAGTCCGTTGCAAGTGAAGTATGCTGATGGCGAGTTGGAAAGACTAG AGCACAAGCTTTTTGTTGGTATGCTTCCAAAGAATGTTTCTGATCCTGAAGTATCTGCCTTGTTCTCTCAATATGGAGTCGTTAAAGATTTGCAGATTCTCAGAGGTTCTCAGCAAACTAGTAAAG GATGTGCTTTTCTGAAGTACGAGAAAAAAGAGCAAGCAGTTGCAGCAATAGAGGCTCTCAATGGAAAGCATAAAATGGAG GGTTCCACTGTCCCTTTGGTAGTCAAATGGGCAGATacagaaaaggaaaggcaagccAGGAGGGCTCAGAAAGCTCTATCTCAGGCTTCTAATGCTTCCGACTCTAGACAACATCCCTCTTTGTTTGGAGCTTTACCAATGGGTTACATGCCACCATACAATGGCTACGGTTATCAG ACTCCTGGGGCATATGGGCTCATGCAGTATCGCCTACCATCAGTGCAGAATCAGCCAGCGTTTCAGAATATAGTTTCACCAATAAACCAAGCAAGTGCTCTACGTGGAGGTGCACCTGATCTTTCTCCTGGTATTAGCCCAAGAAATTATGCCATGTCACCTGGAAGTTATGTTGGATCCGCTTACCCAGCTGTTCCAAGGCTTCAGTATCCCATGCCATATGCTGGAGGCGTTATGAATACCAGACCACCAAGTGGTTCTCCCGGCTCGATGCCCCCTAGTACTGCAAACAGTCATTCTGCAGCATCTTCAAGTGTCAATTCAAGTACAGGGGGTCAAGTTGAAG GTCCACCTGGTGCTAATCTATTTATTTATCATATTCCTCAAGAATTTGGTGATCAAGATCTTGCAAATTCGTTTCAGCCATTTGGTAGGGTCTTGAGTGCCAAGGTTTTTGTTGACAAAGCTACTGGTGTTAGCAAATGTTTTG GATTTGTAAGTTATGACTGTCCAGCAGCCGCACAAACTGCAATCAATATGATGAATGGTTGCCAATTAGGTAGTAAGAAGTTGAAGGTTCAGCTTAAAAGGGACAACAAACAGAATAAACATTATTGA